From a region of the Pseudomonadota bacterium genome:
- a CDS encoding pirin family protein, whose protein sequence is MAEIRTIRKVIKSKPTIEGAGVHLKRAFGASEVPEFDPFLLLDDFRSDDPRFYSKGFPWHPHRGIETITYVLRGNVEHGDSMGNVGVIADGDVQWMTAGSGIIHQEMPKGDESGRMGGFQLWANLPASHKMMEPRYRGLTKDQIPEISIGNGVKIRIICGEIDGTKGPVTDIVIDPEYLDVTIPSHSAFTRQTKPGHTVLAYVIGGEGYFDMERTFSIGNNNLVVFNDGEQVVAFTDVENIRFLLISGKPIGEPVAWYGPIVMNTQEELQIAFEEYRAGTFIKHGKKE, encoded by the coding sequence ATGGCAGAAATCAGAACAATTCGGAAGGTGATAAAGAGCAAACCTACTATCGAGGGGGCGGGCGTTCATCTGAAACGGGCCTTTGGTGCGAGCGAAGTCCCCGAATTCGATCCGTTTCTGCTGCTCGACGATTTTCGTTCGGATGACCCGCGGTTTTACTCGAAAGGTTTTCCCTGGCACCCGCATCGTGGAATCGAAACGATTACCTACGTTCTCCGTGGCAATGTCGAGCACGGGGATAGTATGGGAAATGTGGGTGTAATAGCCGATGGCGATGTTCAGTGGATGACGGCGGGCAGCGGTATTATCCACCAGGAGATGCCTAAGGGGGATGAATCGGGACGGATGGGCGGTTTTCAGCTCTGGGCAAACCTTCCGGCATCCCACAAGATGATGGAACCCCGTTATCGTGGGCTGACGAAGGATCAGATACCGGAAATTTCTATTGGGAATGGAGTTAAAATCCGGATTATTTGCGGCGAAATAGATGGTACAAAGGGCCCTGTCACCGATATAGTCATTGACCCGGAATACCTCGACGTGACCATCCCGAGCCATTCAGCTTTCACCCGCCAAACCAAGCCGGGCCACACAGTCCTCGCTTACGTAATAGGAGGAGAAGGCTATTTCGATATGGAAAGAACATTTTCAATCGGCAACAACAATCTTGTGGTCTTCAACGATGGTGAGCAGGTGGTGGCTTTCACGGATGTGGAAAATATACGCTTCCTGCTTATCTCGGGAAAACCGATAGGTGAGCCGGTGGCCTGGTATGGGCCAATAGTGATGAACACCCAGGAGGAATTACAGATCGCCTTCGAAGAATATCGCGCGGGCACCTTCATCAAGCACGGCAAAAAGGAGTAA
- the acpS gene encoding holo-ACP synthase has protein sequence MVGIDIIEIIRMQNMIDRYGDRFLNKVFTDNEIQYVSNMRRISESLAGRFAAKEAFIKALGRKVPWKLINVLQSGGKPYIEYLGERYDGVSISHERAYAVSVVVI, from the coding sequence ATGGTCGGTATTGATATTATTGAAATTATAAGGATGCAGAATATGATTGACAGGTACGGTGACAGATTCCTCAACAAGGTCTTCACCGATAACGAAATTCAATACGTCAGCAACATGCGCAGAATCTCCGAATCCCTTGCCGGACGGTTTGCTGCCAAAGAGGCATTCATAAAAGCCCTCGGCAGAAAGGTGCCCTGGAAACTTATCAACGTATTGCAGTCCGGGGGGAAACCGTATATCGAATATCTCGGGGAACGCTATGACGGGGTAAGCATCTCACACGAGAGAGCATACGCAGTATCAGTAGTAGTAATTTAG
- a CDS encoding NAD(P)H-hydrate dehydratase yields the protein MKVLTPERMAKYDEYAIKTWGIPSAVLMENAGRNMYRLIKERYLEGKHRIVIFCGRGNNGGDGFVIGRYALEAGYRVRVFLLCKKQDLKGDAALNMGLYASMGGDIVEVDDSFDMLRRGIQHADIIIDAIFGTGLSKPVEGIEKAVIEQINESGKPVIAVDIPSGIDGKTGIPLGCAVKAIHTFTFAYPKIGQILCPGAYHTDKLTVIDISIPSFVEDKIGFDGHVVDGTMLRGALRERTPWSHKGTYGHVAIIAGSPGKTGAAYLASLAALKIGAGLVTLVIPESLNNIMEAKLTEVMTYPVADNGKGYFTLSSYDSVKAFVEDKDVIIVGPGLSQNQATMEFVRKLYMDIDKPFVIDADGINAFQGYFDMIKKAKRNAVFTPHPGELARLTGLSTKEINEDRIGVGRKFVEETGVNLVLKGARTVVFNPQGDFFINPTGNPALAKGGSGDILTGFIGGCASQGSSLIEASLAGVYLHGYIADDWVEAKTDMDLLAGDLLSGLSKAIRDIRDGRERVYIEKSL from the coding sequence ATGAAAGTGCTGACGCCTGAACGGATGGCAAAATACGATGAGTACGCGATAAAAACGTGGGGCATACCCTCGGCTGTGCTCATGGAAAACGCTGGTCGAAATATGTACAGGCTCATTAAAGAACGATATCTTGAGGGCAAACACCGCATTGTAATCTTTTGCGGAAGAGGGAACAACGGCGGTGACGGATTTGTAATCGGCCGGTATGCCCTTGAGGCCGGTTACCGTGTCAGGGTTTTTCTTTTGTGTAAAAAACAGGATCTGAAAGGTGATGCAGCTTTGAATATGGGGTTATATGCGTCTATGGGCGGAGATATCGTCGAGGTGGACGACTCATTCGACATGCTACGGAGAGGCATACAACATGCCGACATTATCATAGATGCAATTTTTGGGACAGGACTTTCAAAACCAGTAGAAGGCATAGAAAAGGCAGTTATAGAGCAGATTAATGAGTCAGGTAAACCTGTTATAGCCGTTGATATCCCATCAGGCATTGACGGAAAAACCGGCATCCCCCTTGGATGCGCCGTCAAGGCAATCCATACATTTACCTTTGCTTATCCGAAAATCGGACAGATCCTCTGCCCCGGTGCATACCATACAGATAAATTGACGGTTATAGACATATCCATACCATCCTTTGTCGAAGATAAAATAGGGTTTGACGGACATGTTGTTGACGGCACTATGTTGAGAGGTGCTCTGAGGGAAAGAACTCCCTGGTCGCATAAAGGGACATACGGCCATGTGGCAATAATAGCCGGCTCTCCCGGAAAGACCGGCGCAGCTTATTTGGCTTCACTGGCTGCCTTAAAAATAGGTGCAGGTCTTGTAACGCTTGTTATCCCTGAAAGCTTGAACAACATCATGGAAGCAAAGCTGACGGAGGTAATGACATATCCTGTGGCAGATAATGGTAAAGGGTATTTTACACTTTCTTCTTACGACAGTGTAAAGGCATTTGTGGAAGATAAGGATGTGATAATCGTAGGCCCCGGTCTTTCGCAGAACCAGGCGACAATGGAATTTGTAAGAAAACTCTATATGGATATAGATAAGCCCTTTGTCATTGATGCCGACGGCATCAATGCCTTTCAGGGGTACTTTGATATGATAAAGAAGGCAAAAAGGAATGCTGTTTTTACCCCGCATCCGGGCGAACTTGCACGCCTCACCGGGCTTTCAACAAAGGAGATAAATGAGGACCGGATTGGTGTCGGCAGGAAATTCGTTGAAGAGACCGGGGTCAACCTTGTGTTAAAAGGCGCCCGGACTGTTGTTTTCAACCCACAGGGGGATTTTTTTATAAACCCCACAGGCAATCCGGCCCTGGCAAAAGGCGGAAGCGGCGACATACTGACAGGTTTTATAGGAGGATGCGCTTCCCAGGGCAGTTCCCTCATTGAAGCTTCTTTGGCAGGTGTATACCTCCACGGTTATATAGCGGATGACTGGGTTGAAGCCAAAACGGATATGGACCTCCTTGCCGGCGACCTCCTTTCTGGTCTGAGTAAGGCCATACGGGATATACGTGATGGAAGAGAAAGAGTTTATATCGAAAAGTCCCTCTGA
- the tsaE gene encoding tRNA (adenosine(37)-N6)-threonylcarbamoyltransferase complex ATPase subunit type 1 TsaE: MEEKEFISKSPSDTWDIGEQLGKNAKRGDLYTLYGELGAGKTQLVKGMARGIGVKDWQYVVSPSFTIMNIYEGDLILCHVDLYRIDGGEVESFALEEFLDNGIVVVEWAQRATWQDGVIRIKIEAVSEEERKIVVNRP; this comes from the coding sequence ATGGAAGAGAAAGAGTTTATATCGAAAAGTCCCTCTGATACATGGGATATAGGTGAGCAACTCGGTAAAAATGCAAAACGAGGCGATTTGTATACCCTCTATGGTGAGCTTGGCGCAGGGAAGACCCAGCTTGTGAAAGGAATGGCAAGGGGCATCGGGGTAAAAGACTGGCAGTATGTAGTAAGCCCCTCTTTTACCATTATGAATATTTATGAAGGAGACCTCATCCTTTGCCATGTAGATCTTTACAGGATTGACGGGGGCGAGGTTGAGAGCTTTGCGCTTGAAGAGTTTCTTGATAACGGTATAGTTGTGGTAGAATGGGCACAAAGGGCAACATGGCAGGATGGAGTGATCAGGATAAAGATTGAAGCAGTAAGCGAGGAAGAAAGAAAAATTGTGGTAAACAGACCATGA
- a CDS encoding aspartate kinase, whose translation MLVVQKYGGTSVADLERISNVAKRVIEYREKNNDVIVVVSAMSGETDKLLNLAHSISKTPDEREVDVLISTGEQVVSALLAITLKTMLCEAVSILGHQVKILTDSSHTRARIMNIEKHQIMSEISKGKVVVVPGFQGVDELGNITTLGRGGSDTSAVALAAALNADLCEIYTDVDGVYTADPNICDRARRLDRISYEEMLEMASLGAKVLQIRSVEFAMRYNVPILVKSSFTDGEGTLVCKEVSDMEKMEVTGVTHNKNEAKITVSKVPDMPGVASKVFTALSDAGVVVDVIVQNVSRDNITDITFTVGKADGRKAFKLMEETAKKIGAEKVSLDEDIAKVSIVGLGMRSHAGVASKMFSVLAKEGINIEAITTSEIKISCVVEGKYGELAVRALHKAFGLDSELVEEGA comes from the coding sequence ATGCTTGTCGTACAGAAGTATGGAGGGACATCGGTCGCAGACCTTGAAAGAATAAGCAATGTAGCCAAACGTGTTATCGAGTATCGGGAAAAAAATAATGATGTAATTGTTGTTGTTTCCGCTATGTCAGGCGAGACAGACAAATTGCTCAACCTTGCGCATAGTATCAGCAAAACCCCTGATGAAAGGGAGGTTGATGTACTGATTTCAACAGGCGAACAGGTAGTCTCTGCGCTTCTTGCCATTACATTGAAAACAATGTTATGTGAAGCTGTTTCAATACTTGGTCACCAGGTAAAAATCCTAACAGACTCAAGTCATACCAGGGCAAGGATAATGAATATTGAAAAGCATCAAATTATGTCTGAGATCAGTAAAGGAAAGGTTGTTGTTGTTCCGGGATTCCAGGGGGTAGATGAATTGGGGAACATAACAACGCTCGGCAGGGGAGGCTCGGATACATCGGCAGTGGCGTTGGCTGCGGCGTTGAATGCCGACCTTTGCGAAATATACACGGATGTTGACGGTGTGTACACGGCAGACCCGAATATATGTGATCGCGCAAGAAGGCTTGACAGAATATCCTATGAAGAAATGCTTGAAATGGCAAGCCTTGGGGCTAAAGTCCTGCAGATAAGATCTGTCGAATTTGCTATGAGATACAACGTGCCAATTCTTGTAAAGTCTTCCTTCACGGACGGCGAGGGAACATTAGTATGTAAGGAGGTATCGGATATGGAAAAAATGGAAGTTACAGGCGTTACGCATAACAAGAACGAAGCCAAGATAACTGTAAGCAAGGTACCGGATATGCCGGGAGTGGCATCAAAGGTATTCACCGCCCTCTCTGATGCAGGCGTTGTTGTCGACGTAATAGTCCAGAACGTGAGCAGGGATAATATTACAGACATAACATTTACAGTTGGCAAGGCCGATGGAAGAAAGGCCTTTAAGCTTATGGAAGAGACAGCAAAAAAGATCGGCGCCGAAAAGGTATCGCTTGACGAAGATATAGCGAAAGTGTCTATTGTCGGACTTGGCATGAGATCACATGCAGGCGTTGCATCGAAGATGTTCTCTGTCCTTGCAAAAGAGGGAATAAACATTGAGGCAATAACTACATCTGAGATCAAAATCTCCTGCGTAGTAGAAGGGAAATATGGAGAACTCGCTGTTCGCGCTCTTCATAAAGCATTCGGGCTTGATTCTGAACTGGTGGAGGAAGGGGCTTGA
- the cimA gene encoding citramalate synthase, with translation MKVEFYDTTLRDGAQSEDIAFSLNDKLRISEKLDEFGMHYIEGGWPGSNPKDLQYFKEVKKLSLKNSKIVAFSSTIKLHTDPDKDDIANAILDADTGYVTIVGKSWDLHVKDALKVTLDTNLKMIDKTIAYLKGHGKTVFFDAEHFFDGYKKNDVYAKKVIKTAEDAGADVIVLCDTNGGSMPYEIYDTVLEVRKSTGIQLGIHTHNDTEMAVANTLMAVQAGCTHIQGTINGYGERCGNANLCSIIPNVILKMGHVGIEKEKIAHLRDLSLYVDEMANFKPDKHKPYVGDSAFAHKGGIHVSAIRKNAETYEHIKPELVGNIQRVLISDLSGESSILYKAKEFNIDIEQDRRLVKDVVKKVKDLEMYGYKFEGAEGSLELLMKKALGIHKKFFELISFKVIVDKKEKGHPVSEATIMLKVGDRIEHTAALGKGPVNALDAALRKALYKSYPGLKQMELVDYKVRVLTTKNGTGAVTRVLIESSDGKRTWGTVGVSENIIEASWQALEDSIDYKLLIDAHE, from the coding sequence TTGAAGGTTGAGTTCTACGATACCACATTACGCGATGGGGCACAGTCGGAAGATATAGCGTTCTCCCTGAATGACAAGCTCAGGATTTCCGAGAAGCTTGACGAATTCGGGATGCATTATATTGAAGGGGGATGGCCGGGCTCAAATCCGAAAGACCTGCAGTATTTTAAAGAGGTTAAGAAGCTTTCTCTTAAGAATTCTAAGATTGTTGCCTTCAGCAGCACGATAAAGCTCCATACAGATCCTGACAAAGATGATATCGCAAATGCCATTCTTGATGCGGATACAGGATATGTAACAATTGTCGGCAAAAGCTGGGACCTTCACGTAAAGGACGCGCTAAAAGTTACCCTTGATACAAACCTGAAGATGATTGATAAAACGATAGCGTACTTGAAAGGGCATGGTAAAACAGTTTTTTTTGATGCGGAGCATTTTTTTGACGGTTACAAAAAAAACGATGTATATGCAAAAAAGGTCATTAAAACTGCGGAAGATGCCGGCGCGGATGTAATAGTCCTGTGTGATACAAACGGCGGGAGTATGCCCTATGAGATTTACGACACAGTTCTGGAAGTGCGGAAGTCAACGGGTATACAGCTCGGCATTCATACCCATAATGACACCGAAATGGCTGTTGCAAATACATTGATGGCAGTTCAGGCAGGATGTACACATATCCAGGGTACAATCAACGGTTATGGAGAACGTTGCGGGAATGCGAACCTCTGTTCTATTATCCCCAATGTTATCCTGAAGATGGGGCATGTGGGGATTGAAAAGGAAAAAATTGCACATTTAAGGGATTTGAGCCTCTATGTTGATGAAATGGCAAATTTTAAACCCGATAAGCACAAACCCTATGTGGGTGATAGCGCCTTTGCCCATAAAGGCGGTATTCATGTCAGCGCAATAAGGAAAAATGCCGAGACCTATGAACATATAAAACCTGAGTTGGTAGGCAATATCCAGAGGGTCCTTATATCCGACCTCTCCGGAGAAAGCAGCATCCTGTATAAGGCGAAAGAATTCAACATCGACATAGAACAGGACAGGAGACTTGTTAAAGATGTGGTAAAAAAGGTAAAAGATCTTGAAATGTACGGGTACAAATTTGAAGGAGCGGAAGGTTCGCTTGAACTCCTTATGAAAAAGGCCCTTGGTATTCATAAGAAGTTCTTTGAACTTATCAGCTTTAAGGTAATAGTTGACAAGAAAGAAAAGGGGCACCCGGTTTCTGAGGCGACTATAATGTTAAAGGTCGGCGACAGGATAGAACATACGGCAGCGCTCGGTAAGGGCCCTGTAAATGCCCTTGATGCTGCCTTGAGGAAGGCATTGTATAAGTCTTATCCCGGACTGAAACAAATGGAACTTGTAGACTATAAGGTACGGGTATTAACAACAAAAAATGGAACCGGGGCAGTGACAAGGGTGCTCATAGAAAGCAGCGACGGGAAACGCACCTGGGGCACCGTGGGCGTATCGGAGAACATTATTGAAGCAAGCTGGCAAGCCCTCGAGGACAGCATCGATTATAAACTGCTCATAGATGCCCACGAGTAG
- a CDS encoding zinc ribbon domain-containing protein: MPIYEYECTGCGKRFEIFQKISDKPLTKCNFCKGPLSKLISSCSFHLKGTGWYATDYKKPIDSAGKKASSGNGEDHADTTETTETASTETTTETKSETKTETKTESTSA, translated from the coding sequence ATGCCGATATATGAATATGAATGCACAGGCTGTGGTAAAAGGTTCGAAATATTCCAGAAGATCAGCGATAAACCATTAACAAAGTGTAATTTTTGCAAAGGTCCGCTTAGTAAACTGATTTCAAGCTGCTCTTTCCACCTCAAAGGTACAGGCTGGTATGCAACTGACTACAAGAAGCCCATCGATTCGGCTGGAAAAAAAGCAAGCTCTGGAAATGGCGAGGACCATGCTGATACAACAGAAACAACTGAAACGGCTTCAACTGAAACAACGACTGAAACAAAATCTGAAACAAAAACCGAAACAAAAACCGAAAGCACAAGCGCATAA
- a CDS encoding PilZ domain-containing protein yields MDIIRPGLRLKIVVDINHIKETNDVRNSIIFDVIEKKLLIAQTEPPILKSRINKAIILTYLTKENKEDVRYGFEASIVDLVNNYELSADNITQAVILLSKTNPVQYNLRFFFRAEPPSNSGLDLSIYRKPVNILDISIGGAKISHHRELKLEPGRILDIKLSIDGAVFDLNAVVVRTWDPKEGKMVKSLEFVALEFINTSMQLKNILGKKIISIQRELRSREIL; encoded by the coding sequence ATGGACATAATAAGACCAGGACTGCGACTCAAGATTGTAGTAGATATAAATCATATCAAAGAAACCAATGATGTGAGAAATTCGATAATTTTCGATGTTATTGAAAAGAAACTGTTAATAGCACAGACCGAACCGCCTATTTTAAAAAGCAGGATCAATAAAGCCATTATTCTTACTTACCTTACTAAAGAAAATAAAGAAGATGTGCGTTATGGTTTTGAAGCAAGTATCGTTGACCTGGTCAATAATTACGAGTTGTCGGCCGATAATATTACACAGGCTGTTATTCTTTTGAGCAAAACAAATCCCGTACAGTATAATTTACGCTTCTTTTTCAGGGCTGAACCTCCAAGCAACAGCGGTCTTGATTTATCTATTTACAGAAAACCTGTCAATATACTCGATATCTCTATTGGAGGCGCAAAAATCAGTCATCACAGGGAGCTAAAACTTGAGCCCGGGAGAATATTAGATATAAAGCTTTCTATTGACGGCGCTGTTTTCGATCTAAACGCTGTTGTCGTCAGGACCTGGGATCCTAAAGAAGGAAAGATGGTCAAAAGTCTGGAATTTGTTGCATTAGAGTTTATAAATACAAGCATGCAACTCAAAAATATATTGGGAAAGAAAATAATCAGTATTCAAAGAGAGCTGCGCTCCAGAGAGATCTTATAG
- a CDS encoding L,D-transpeptidase family protein — MNLSLVLLTIIFYALFMSGFATIAAAHEKTIGATVLPWMKSFVEKNAGESNQVLLVIGGNPGFSAKIYPLERHNGHWDLMLKPIDASMGRNGFALPDKKREGDGRTPSGVYPLKFAFGYPQGMHTKMNYFQTTEDDVWVDDADSVDYNQLLKRGETKASSFEDMRRNDNMYKYGIVIGYNTNPVDRGLGSAIFFHVWRGKEKSTAGCIAMSEEDIVTILEWLDPSHKPLVMMGTAKILKGIAKKKD; from the coding sequence GTGAACCTTTCACTTGTTCTCTTAACAATTATTTTCTATGCATTATTCATGTCCGGGTTCGCCACAATTGCTGCTGCCCATGAGAAAACCATCGGGGCGACCGTTTTGCCCTGGATGAAGAGTTTTGTTGAAAAAAATGCAGGAGAGTCGAATCAGGTACTCTTGGTTATAGGCGGCAATCCCGGGTTTTCAGCTAAAATATACCCCTTAGAAAGGCATAATGGCCATTGGGATTTGATGCTTAAGCCCATTGATGCATCAATGGGAAGGAACGGTTTTGCATTGCCGGATAAAAAGAGGGAAGGGGATGGCAGAACGCCCTCCGGTGTTTACCCTCTGAAATTTGCCTTTGGCTATCCCCAGGGAATGCATACAAAAATGAATTATTTTCAGACAACTGAAGACGATGTCTGGGTAGACGATGCTGATTCAGTTGACTATAACCAATTGTTAAAAAGGGGGGAGACAAAGGCATCCTCCTTTGAAGATATGAGACGAAATGATAACATGTACAAATACGGCATTGTAATCGGGTATAATACAAATCCTGTTGACAGAGGCCTTGGAAGCGCTATTTTCTTTCATGTCTGGAGAGGGAAAGAAAAATCTACGGCAGGATGTATTGCAATGTCAGAAGAGGATATTGTGACTATTCTCGAATGGTTGGACCCATCCCACAAGCCCCTTGTCATGATGGGAACTGCAAAGATATTAAAGGGCATAGCAAAGAAAAAGGATTAA
- a CDS encoding glycogen/starch/alpha-glucan phosphorylase translates to MKEDTDVLRQSLLDNLTYGLAKDMYSATSRDKFNSLVFSVRDLLVERWIKTQQKYYDVDAKRVYYMSLEFLLGRLLRNYILNRGLSDEYSKAVDILGIAYEDALDHEWDAGLGNGGLGRLAACYLDSLATLQYPAYGYGIRYEYGIFFQRIKDGFQVEAPDNWLRYGNPWELPRPELLFPVRFYGEVETITSSNGKFSMKWVGGEEVMAMAYDYPVPGFRNETVNTLRLWSAKSSRDFNLEYFNSGDYIGAVEDKSHSESISKVLYPSDQYEAGKELRLKQQYFFVCATLNDIIRRYKKFHQDYKEFPDQVAIQLNDTHPSIAIAELMRILVDENRIVWDEAWDITKNTFGYTNHTVLPEALETWSEGLFSNLLPRHFQIIEEINRRFLVQVSERFPDEPERKGRMSIITGNGERVIHMARLAIAGSHAVNGVSALHTEILKHDLLKSFFEMMPEKFRNVTNGITQRRWLFESNPLLSGLITEAIGDGWLKNLEELKKLEPLVDDKTFCAEFRRIKKLNKEAFSDYLYKAFWLSLPSDYFLDCQIKRFHEYKRQLLNILHVITLFNRIREGKIDGAFPPRTVLFAGKAAPGYFICKLIIKLIHNISAACEADPAVSKKLRVIFVPNYDVSLAQRIMPAAELSEQISTAGYEASGTGNMKFTLNGALTIGTLDGANVEIREEVGEDNFFLFGYDTEELLALRAAYNPRQYYEENRELKQAINQIQGGYFSPDMPQLFHPVINPLLEHDTYFVLADYASYIQCQEEVSKAYQDEALWTRMSILNVARSGKFSSDRAIREYAEHIWNIVPVSSSLET, encoded by the coding sequence TTGAAAGAAGACACTGATGTATTGCGTCAGTCACTCTTGGACAATCTTACCTATGGTCTTGCAAAGGACATGTACTCTGCCACTTCACGGGATAAATTCAACTCCCTTGTTTTTTCTGTAAGGGACCTGCTGGTAGAGCGGTGGATTAAGACCCAGCAAAAATACTACGATGTAGATGCAAAGAGAGTGTATTACATGTCCCTTGAGTTTCTTCTGGGTAGATTGCTGCGGAATTATATTCTAAATCGTGGCTTATCCGACGAATATTCAAAGGCTGTAGATATCCTGGGAATTGCCTATGAAGACGCCCTTGATCATGAGTGGGATGCAGGACTGGGCAATGGCGGTCTGGGAAGGCTTGCTGCATGTTATCTGGATTCCCTTGCCACGCTTCAGTATCCGGCATATGGCTATGGTATTCGCTATGAATACGGCATTTTTTTTCAAAGGATCAAAGATGGTTTTCAGGTTGAAGCGCCGGATAACTGGCTGAGATACGGCAATCCCTGGGAACTGCCGAGGCCGGAGCTTCTCTTCCCGGTTCGTTTTTACGGTGAAGTTGAGACCATCACCAGCTCAAATGGTAAGTTCAGTATGAAATGGGTGGGTGGGGAAGAAGTTATGGCCATGGCCTACGATTATCCTGTCCCGGGGTTTAGGAATGAAACGGTAAATACATTGCGTCTATGGTCGGCAAAGTCCAGCAGGGATTTTAACCTCGAATATTTCAACAGTGGCGATTACATTGGAGCTGTTGAGGACAAAAGCCATAGCGAAAGCATATCCAAAGTGCTCTATCCGAGTGACCAGTATGAAGCAGGCAAAGAGCTGCGGCTGAAACAGCAATATTTCTTTGTGTGCGCCACCCTTAACGACATTATAAGGAGGTATAAGAAGTTCCACCAGGATTATAAAGAGTTTCCCGATCAAGTTGCTATCCAGCTCAACGATACCCATCCGTCCATTGCAATAGCCGAACTCATGAGAATCCTTGTTGATGAAAACCGGATTGTCTGGGATGAAGCATGGGACATAACTAAAAATACCTTTGGCTATACCAACCATACAGTCTTACCGGAGGCACTTGAAACCTGGTCAGAGGGGCTTTTTTCCAATCTTCTCCCCCGCCACTTTCAGATCATAGAAGAGATAAACAGAAGGTTTCTTGTTCAGGTGTCAGAGCGGTTTCCTGATGAGCCTGAGCGAAAGGGCCGGATGAGCATTATTACAGGTAACGGTGAGCGGGTTATACACATGGCTCGTCTTGCGATTGCAGGTAGCCATGCCGTCAATGGTGTGTCAGCCCTCCATACAGAAATTTTGAAACATGATTTATTGAAATCATTTTTTGAAATGATGCCTGAGAAGTTCAGGAATGTAACTAACGGTATTACTCAGAGACGCTGGCTCTTTGAGTCTAATCCGCTACTCTCAGGTCTGATTACCGAAGCAATAGGGGATGGGTGGTTAAAAAACCTCGAAGAGTTAAAAAAACTGGAGCCCCTTGTTGATGATAAAACTTTTTGCGCGGAATTTCGCAGGATAAAAAAATTGAACAAAGAAGCTTTTTCCGATTATCTTTACAAGGCATTCTGGCTGTCTCTCCCTTCAGATTATTTTCTTGACTGCCAGATAAAACGATTCCATGAATATAAAAGGCAGCTTTTAAACATATTGCATGTTATCACACTTTTTAACAGGATCCGGGAAGGGAAAATAGACGGCGCGTTTCCGCCCAGGACAGTGCTTTTTGCCGGCAAGGCTGCACCGGGATATTTCATCTGCAAGCTGATTATTAAACTTATCCATAACATAAGCGCTGCATGTGAAGCCGATCCGGCGGTAAGCAAGAAATTGCGCGTTATTTTTGTCCCTAATTACGATGTGAGTCTTGCCCAGCGTATCATGCCTGCGGCAGAGCTATCCGAACAGATATCTACTGCAGGATACGAGGCATCGGGAACAGGCAATATGAAATTTACCTTAAACGGCGCCCTGACCATCGGAACCCTTGACGGAGCCAATGTAGAGATCAGGGAAGAGGTAGGAGAGGATAATTTCTTTCTCTTCGGGTATGATACAGAAGAGCTTTTAGCACTCCGTGCCGCCTATAATCCACGTCAATACTATGAAGAAAATCGAGAACTTAAACAGGCTATAAATCAGATTCAAGGGGGGTATTTTTCGCCTGACATGCCTCAATTGTTTCACCCTGTTATTAATCCGCTTTTAGAGCATGACACGTATTTTGTTCTGGCCGATTACGCATCATATATCCAATGTCAGGAAGAGGTGAGTAAAGCCTACCAGGATGAAGCGCTATGGACAAGAATGTCTATTCTGAATGTTGCACGTTCAGGTAAATTCTCAAGCGACAGGGCTATACGTGAATACGCAGAACATATTTGGAATATCGTGCCGGTGTCATCTTCCCTTGAAACGTGA
- a CDS encoding carboxymuconolactone decarboxylase family protein has translation MDDEIRKRTQETAKKLFGKGIKMDPPYLMWKEFDRDLANDLSMFITGNLYSRTVLTLPERQLVACAMLAALGATKELKLHLNGALNVGCDPKKLAEAIFQLATYGGMPKVNDALEVYREVLRERGEWESFKGSP, from the coding sequence GTGGATGACGAAATAAGAAAAAGGACACAGGAAACTGCAAAAAAGCTTTTCGGTAAAGGCATAAAAATGGACCCGCCATATCTAATGTGGAAAGAATTTGACAGAGACCTTGCCAATGACCTTTCCATGTTTATTACCGGCAACCTTTATTCAAGGACCGTACTGACGCTGCCTGAAAGACAGTTGGTTGCATGTGCCATGCTTGCCGCCCTGGGAGCAACAAAGGAATTGAAGCTCCATTTGAATGGCGCTCTGAATGTGGGTTGTGACCCCAAAAAGCTTGCGGAAGCCATATTCCAGCTTGCCACCTACGGAGGGATGCCAAAAGTAAATGATGCCCTGGAGGTGTATCGGGAAGTATTGAGAGAGAGGGGTGAATGGGAGAGCTTCAAGGGCTCTCCATGA